One window from the genome of Xiphophorus hellerii strain 12219 chromosome 16, Xiphophorus_hellerii-4.1, whole genome shotgun sequence encodes:
- the LOC116735940 gene encoding C-type lectin galactose-binding isoform-like, producing the protein MRNICIFFFLLLSSHLACAQLSGLRQRTFSYYNHMETWRGAQSFCREKHDDLITIRNQTEIWEFYKYQGWLGLYRDDDTSPWKWSKQDKIATFFNWDFNEPDSNQHCAYKVSFTNEWRNDGCDQRHMFMCYDESLTLVKENKTWDEALEYCRTLNKANSYDLATLITDDDHDFAKEKAHLATTEEMWTGLRYLGDEWFWVGGEPVQYQNIPSCPAERCGVLEKNGNSSFGIRDCNERRNFFCYIKP; encoded by the exons ATGAGGAACATCTGCATCTTTTTCTTCCTGCTACTCTCCTCCCATCTTGCCTGTGCGCAGCTGTCGGGCCTCAGACAGAGAACGTTTTCTTACTACAATCACATGGAGACATGGAGAGGAGCCCAGTCTTTCTGCAGGGAGAAACACGATGATCTGATCACAATCAGAAATCAAACGGAAATCTGGGAGTTCTACAAGTACCAAGGCTGGCTTGGACTGTACCGAGACGATGACACGAGCCCATGGAAGTGGTCCAAACAGGACAAAATAGCAACCTTCTTCAACTGGGACTTCAACG AACCAGACTCAAACCAACACTGCGCTTATAAGGTGTCGTTCACCAATGAGTGGAGGAATGATGGGTGTGATCAGAGACATATGTTCATGTGTTATGATGAGTCACTGACTCTGGTGAAGGAGAATAAAACATGGGACGAGGCGTTGGAGTACTGCAGGACCCTGAACAAGGCCAACAGCTACGACCTGGCAACCCTCATCACAGACGACGACCACGACTTTGCAAAAGAGAAAGCCCACCTGGCAACCACTGAGGAG ATGTGGACGGGCCTGCGTTACCTTGGTGATGAGTGGTTCTGGGTGGGTGGAGAACCGGTGCAGTACCAGAACATTCCAAGTTGCCCGGCTGAGAGGTGTGGAGTCCTGGAGAAGAACGGCAACTCATCCTTTGGGATCAGAGACTGCAATGAGAGAAGGAACTTCTTCTGTTACATAAAACCTTAA
- the coa3b gene encoding cytochrome C oxidase assembly factor 3b has translation MAEEGPGRVAKATETAAEMQLLRRRQQLDYFQKNAARIRSRNLLTGLGIGAIVVGIFSYTILSVKQERIVEELDEEARIHIIRGPRTGANS, from the exons ATGGCGGAGGAAGGACCAGGTAGAGTAGCCAAAGCGACCGAGACAGCCGCAGAGATGCAGCTTCTCCGCCGCCGACAGCAGCTGGACTACTTCCAGAAGAACGCAGCGCGGATCCGGAGCAGGAACCTGCTGACCGGCCTGGGCATCGGAGCGATCGTGGTCGGCATCT TCAGCTACACCATCTTGTCAGTCAAACAGGAGAGGATCGTGGAGGAGCTGGATGAAGAGGCCAGGATCCACATCATCAGGGGCCCGCGGACTGGGGCCAACTCCTGA
- the LOC116735051 gene encoding macrophage mannose receptor 1-like, with protein sequence MAFGGNMIWFVFIFVPLMLTVHPVRSQNTRLTLTFKHYSDWATWRQAQSACREKHSDLAAIRTKTEMQAYSGSLGWIGLYRDNNTGPWKWSRGEEIATFFNWELNEPKSGKLCVFQYLTKWRSESCDFPHTYLCYDEDLVLVKENKTWEEALEHCRTLKEGNRYDLATLITPDDHNYARERAQYATTEEVWTGLRYLGDEWVWSAGEPVQYPDTPGCPVSRCGVLEKKSDSLFGIRDCGQRKNFFCYKEPVGS encoded by the exons ATGGCCTTCGGTGGAAACATGATTTGGTTCGTCTTCATCTTTGTCCCCTTGATGCTGACCGTTCATCCTGTCAGGAGCCAAAACACCAGACTCACTCTGACGTTTAAACATTATTCTGATTGGGCTACTTGGCGACAGGCTCAGTCTGCCTGTCGAGAGAAACACAGCGACCTGGCCGCCATCAGaactaaaacagaaatgcaAGCTTATTCCGGCAGCCTAGGCTGGATCGGATTGTACCGTGATAACAATACCGGTCCGTGGAAATGGTCCAGAGGAGAGGAGATTGCAACCTTCTTCAACTGGGAACTTAATG AACCAAAAAGCGGCAAGCTCTGTGTCTTTCAGTACCTAACCAAATGGAGGAGTGAAAGTTGTGACTTTCCACATACTTACTTGTGTTATGACGAGGACCTGGTTCTGGTGAAGGAGAATAAGACGTGGGAGGAGGCGTTGGAGCACTGCAGGACTCTGAAAGAAGGGAACAGATATGACCTGGCAACCCTGATCACCCCCGACGACCACAACTACGCACGAGAGAGAGCCCAATACGCTACCACTGAGGAG GTGTGGACGGGTCTGCGTTACCTGGGCGATGAGTGGGTCTGGAGTGCTGGAGAACCGGTGCAGTACCCGGACACCCCAGGCTGCCCAGTTAGCAGGTGTGGCGTCCTGGAGAAGAAGAGCGACTCCCTGTTTGGGATCAGAGACTGCGGCCAGAGGAAGAACTTCTTCTGCTATAAGGAACCTGTTGGCAGCTGA
- the LOC116736264 gene encoding C-type lectin galactose-binding isoform-like: MRTILVAVPLMSVLYFACGQNLGLREGIITFYEIQKPWSEAQASCRENHTDLITIRTETVIQALNGTRGWIGLHRDNNKSHWKWSRRDETATFFNWDENEPSQYEHCVFQRPLTKKWSSVPCNATRVFICYDDVLVLVKENKTWDEALEHCRTLNNVNSYDLATLITPDDHDFARETTLLATTEEVWTGLRFLGDEWFWVGGEPVQYQDIPSCPGVWCGVLEKNSKSLFGIRDCSQRRNFFCYLKSKIL, encoded by the exons ATGAGGACCATCTTGGTCGCTGTCCCATTGATGTCTGTCCTTTACTTTGCCTGTGGGCAGAATTTGGGCCTCAGAGAAGGaatcattacattttatgaaatacaGAAACCCTGGAGCGAAGCCCAGGCCTCCTGCAGGGAGAATCACACTGACCTGATCACTATCAGGACAGAAACAGTCATTCAGGCGCTGAATGGCACCAGGGGCTGGATTGGACTGCACAGAGACAACAACAAGAGCCACTGGAAGTGGTCCAGAAGAGACGAGACAGCAACATTCTTCAATTGGGATGAAAATG aACCGTCACAATATGAGCACTGTGTCTTTCAGCGGCCGTTAACTAAAAAGTGGTCAAGTGTTCCGTGTAACGCAACACGTGTCTTCATTTGCTATGATGACGTGCTGGTTCTGGTGAAGGAGAATAAGACATGGGACGAGGCGTTGGAGCACTGCAGGACTCTGAACAATGTCAACAGCTACGACCTGGCAACCCTCATCACCCCCGACGACCACGACTTTGCACGAGAGACAACCCTACTGGCAACCACTGAGGAG GTGTGGACGGGCCTGCGTTTCCTTGGCGATGAGTGGTTCTGGGTGGGCGGAGAACCGGTGCAGTACCAGGACATTCCAAGCTGCCCGGGTGTCTGGTGTGGCGTCCTGGAGAAGAACAGCAAGTCATTATTTGGAATCAGAGACTGCAGCCAGAGAAGGAACTTCTTCTGTtacttaaaatctaaaatcctGTAG
- the LOC116735492 gene encoding rheacalcin-1-like gives MEAKDCAYIDNNNGYTDYCNANRGFICYDERLVLVKENKTWEEALEYCKYMKERKNYTLATLTTTDDHNFAREKAQLATTEEVWTGLRYLGDEWFWVGGGPVQYQDIPSCPAERCGVLEKSGNSLFGIRDCNERRNFFCYLKS, from the exons ATGGAGG CTAAAGACTGTGCCTACATCGACAATAACAACGGGTATACAGACTACTGCAATGCTAATCGAGGTTTCATTTGCTACGATGAGAGGCTGGTTCTGGTGAAGGAGAATAAGACATGGGAGGAGGCGTTGGAATACTGCAAATATAtgaaggaaaggaaaaactaCACCCTGGCCACTCTGACCACCACCGACGACCACAACTTTGCACGAGAGAAAGCCCAGCTGGCAACCACTGAGGAG GTGTGGACAGGCCTGCGTTACCTTGGTGATGAGTGGTTCTGGGTGGGTGGAGGACCAGTGCAGTACCAGGACATTCCAAGCTGCCCGGCTGAGAGGTGTGGAGTCCTGGAGAAGAGCGGAAACTCATTGTTTGGGATCAGAGACTGCAATGAGAGAAGGAACTTCTTCTGTTACTTAAAATCTTAA
- the nags gene encoding LOW QUALITY PROTEIN: N-acetylglutamate synthase, mitochondrial (The sequence of the model RefSeq protein was modified relative to this genomic sequence to represent the inferred CDS: inserted 1 base in 1 codon) produces MRNADTAAGCVLNGPAVSVHTXTPCCTAKASGSVPALHMSKINSGSTGCRAVVMAGKYLSGPGRCSAVLAGTSGRQRGQMCADQRRTGSSTAARMGGRTAAAGQQESPGYFSAADRHALANRNLIYRDVKAFLSEVGGDPREARYWLAQFQRANLSQSPAFAVLEVDDLVFQSRETVQSLAFGLSFLQRMDMKPVVVMGCSYNQESGSWCTRGLVERCQQLTEALQLHSATVLPFFSAESFLQLHEAPQGSSAPHSISVDISLLQWSLDCGTIPLVCPVGRDGRGCSLVLDPTEVTAAISRALQPLKVMFLNNSGGLRGEKHKVLDTVSLPTDLPGLSAAEWLSQVERRRLTTIARLLNQLPTESSAVITSADTLLTELFSHRGSGTLFKNGDPIHRYTSLDEIDVERLLTLINKSFDKTLRRDYVEALKGRMHCVYLSEGYSAAAIITMEPVNGGTPYLDKFVVSSSKQGQGTSHILWECIRQDLGKLFWRSKATNRINPWYFKHCDGSFVNGVWTVFWFGLTDIRDSYALLEHAKSLSDSFQSCCLTSTQQPPASPPAAAAS; encoded by the exons ATGAGAAATGCCGACACAGCAGCAGGCTGCGTGCTGAATGGACCAGCTGTCAGTGTCCACA GCACACCCTGCTGCACAGCAAAGGCCTCCGGGTCGGTCCCAGCTCTCCACATGTCCAAAATCAACAGCGGTTCCACTGGCTGTCGGGCCGTGGTGATGGCTGGGAAGTACCTGTCCGGTCCGGGCCGATGTTCTGCGGTGCTCGCCGGGACCTCAGGCCGGCAGCGGGGGCAGATGTGTGCCGATCAGCGCCGTACGGGGAGCTCCACCGCAGCCCGCATGGGAGGGCGAACCGCGGCCGCGGGTCAGCAGGAAAGTCCCGGGTATTTCTCCGCCGCTGACCGACATGCGCTGGCGAACCGGAACTTAATTTACCGGGACGTGAAGGCTTTCCTCAGCGAGGTCGGTGGGGATCCTCGCGAGGCTCGGTACTGGCTGGCCCAGTTCCAGAGAGCGAACTTATCTCAGTCGCCTGCTTTTGCTGTGCTGGAG GTGGACGACTTGGTATTCCAAAGCAGGGAGACGGTACAGAGCCTGGCCTTTGGCCTGTCGTTCCTGCAGCGGATGGACATGAAGCCCGTGGTGGTGATGGGCTGCTCCTATAACCAGGAATCAGGGTCTTGGTGCACCAGAGGGCTGGTGGAGCGGTGCCAGCAGCTCACTGAAGCTCTACAGCTACACTCAGCAACTGTCCTACCATTCTTCTCTGCAGAGTccttcctgcagctgcatgaGGCACCACAAGGCAGCAG TGCTCCACACTCCATTTCTGTGGACATCAGCCTCCTCCAGTGGAGTCTGGACTGTGGGACCATCCCGCTGGTCTGCCCAGTTGGGAGGGACGGACGAGGATGCTCGTTGGTGCTGGACCCAACGGAGGTCACGGCAGCCATTTCTCGAGCCCTGCAGCCCCTCAAAGTCATGTTTCTGAACAACTCAGGAGGCCTGCGGGGCGAAAAACACAAG GTACTGGACACGGTGTCACTGCCCACTGACCTACCTGGTCTGTCTGCAGCGGAGTGGCTGAGCCAAGTGGAGCGCCGCAGGCTGACCACCATCGCCAGACTGCTAAATCAGCTGCCAACAGAGTCCTCAGCTGTGATCACCTCTGCAGACACTCTGCTGACTGAGCTCTTCAGCCACCGGG GTTCTGGAACCCTTTTCAAAAACGGCGACCCCATACACAG GTACACCTCTCTGGATGAGATCGACGTGGAGCGTCTGCTGACTCTCATCAACAAGTCGTTCGATAAAACTCTGAGGCGGGATTACGTGGAGGCTTTGAAGGGACGGATGCACTGCGTCTACCTCTCTGAAGG CTACAGTGCAGCGGCCATCATCACGATGGAGCCCGTCAACGGTGGGACCCCCTACCTGGACAAGTTTGTGGTGAGCAGCAGTAAGCAGGGGCAGGGCACCAGCCACATCCTGTGGGAGTGCATCCGACAGGATCTGGGCAAGCTGTTCTGGAGGTCAAAGGCCACCAACAGGATCAACCCGTG GTACTTTAAGCATTGTGACGGCAGCTTTGTAAACGGAGTGTGGACAGTCTTCTGGTTTGGTCTGACGGACATCAGAGACTCGTACGCGCTGCTGGAGCACGCCAAGAGCCTCTCCGACTCATTCCAAAGCTGCTGCCTCACCTCCACCCAGCAGCCTCCTGcctctcctcctgctgctgctgcttcctga